GCAATCCGTTAAATTAACTAAGTACGATGGTACAGTAATGATATCTGACTCTAGAAACCTAACCCGAGGAGTGCCTCAAGGCTCTATACTCGGCCCTTTACTGTATATTATATACGCTGCTGATATCACCAAAAGCATCAAAAACTGCAATTATCACCTATACGCAGATGACGTTCAACTATATTATGCAGCCCGTCCAAGTCAGTTCGATGAGGCACTACAAAAAATAAGTACAGACCTGGAAAATATCTCCACTTGGGCAGATAATAACGGATTACTGTTGAACCCACTTAAATCAAAGTTTATGATACTCGGATCCAAAGTACAACTCTCTAGGATTTTATGTAATGAACCTAAAATTTTTATAAGGGGTTCACTGATCGAACGCGTAGACGAGGCTAGAAACTTGGGATTAGTCATTGACAACCAGCTGAGGTTTGAGAAGCATATAGGAGAATTAGTGAAGTCGTGTTTTTTTCGTCTTAAGGTCTTATACCAAGTACGATACCTCTTAAATGAGGAAATTCGTAAGTTGTTGTGCGAATCGCTGGTACTCTCTAAGTTAAATTATGCAGACATTGTGTACGGGCCACGACTATTGGAAAAAACTCGTCGTCTTATCCAAAGAGTCCAAAATGCCTGTTTCCGTTTTTGTAGCTCAATACCACCGAGAACACACATTACACCATACCTTAACAAAGCATCCATATTAAACATGTCCTCACGGAGGCACTTACATCTAGCTAGTCTCTTATTTGGCGTTTTGAATGACAAAAAGCCCCATTACTTATTCTCTAAAATACGCATATCCTCTTTCCATGAACGACATGGTACACGGTCTACCAGGCGATGTCTCCTAGAAGCTCACcctcacaaaactgttgcttttACAGGCTGTTTCCGGTATCTCGCAACCAGGTGCTGGAACAATATCCCGCCCCCGATTcgtcaaattaaaactaaatttacttttaaacgtcattttaaaaaatatcttttagaaAAACAAAGTTTGGGTATCCCTTATGGCTACCTGGTTGCAGATTACCGGATTTAGCTTCAGGTTTAGCTCTAGctgtagcaattattttactatcTATCGATCTAACAGATCAAACACACATTTCTTTTCATCATAGCATTCATCTCACTCGTTTCATAGGcaattatttatagatattttaggtatataatttcatctctttacaatatttcttatttaatcaattatgtgttatcgtgatctgatccggttccggcagaatatcagtgctgctgcctcagggcgtagcgtaatactgagccgtgacccttttgtcttgttgcgacgcgcacagtatcatagtacgctattgtaaaaatctgtgtaatttcctgttttccaatttgcttattatgtattctaattcttttttgtaacttatttcttttgtgtattctgtgtgtattgtgacaaacaaataaacgtatatctatctatctatctatctatcttctGCGCAAGCTACGGGAGTTGTATACAAATTCTTGCTTATAACCCAATTATTAAAAGGCTCTAGGTAGCAGTCACATTTCCATGGATTATCGTGAACATCTAAATTAGTCAGTGCGGTCAACGCGCTGAGAGAACCGACATCAAGCGACTCTAGAAGATTACCATTCAGCTTCAGGTTACTTAGCCTAGGTACATTCTGGAAAGTTGTCAATCCTATTTGTTTAATCTTATTATTGCTTAGGTCAACCTTCTGCAAGAATGGTAGGTTATCGAACAAGCTGTCGCTGAGAGTGTCCAGTTGATTGTCGTTGAGTAGTTGAGTAGAGATCTAATCTTGGTGGTTTCGCTGAAGGTTTCGGAGTGTAGTTCTTTAAGATTGTTCTTTGATAGATCGAGTTCGATCATGATAGCGAGACCTTTAAAACTGTGTTTATGTATGGTCTGAAGTTGGCAGTCTCTGAGGAAAAGTTTCTTTAGGTTGATTAGTTGAGCGTCCTGGAATGCGTGTCGGTTAATTTCATGGAGGGTGTTGTGGGAAAGGTCTAGTATCTGTATTTCCGTGCTGAGGCATTTCGGGAGGTACGTAAGGTTGGCGTTGGAGCAGGCAGCCTGCTTGTTACCGGCGGCCCACGAGCATAAGCACATCGGAGGACAGTGGGCGGTGAAGTCTGCCGCTACCGCAGCTAGGACACTGAGAATGAGTAGCTTCTTTAGCGACTCCATCTTGAAACTAAAAcgagaaaataaatgtttaaacatTGCATGTCACTTATATACAATGTTGTGCAATCATACAATGGAGATGACTTGCTGGCTCTTTTATAGGCGTCTAATAAAAACATTAGTGTAGACAAATATACCAACTCattaaacttttataaatttattagtACTCACGTTTACTGACTGACGACCGCCGAAAAACTAGAGATAATTTTGTTTGTGTCCAATAATAATACTTAGCGGTCAAAAGTTGATCTCCAATCATGATAACAAACCCAGatgtatattgttttaaatagctCTTTAGATTTATCTTAAGCGAAAGAAAGACCTTTTGGAGCAGATAGGTAAGTAATAAGTCTAGCTGCGGACGGTCTGAAAGACATCATTTCGAAATAAAAATGATTACGCCAAAGAGAATACTTACAtccatttaattttactacttaTTAAAAACGATAAGAAGAAATCCTTAATGCGTCGTCTATTGAACATATGTCTGCGACAGCCGACAGCAAATTGTCTGCATTATCTCTGTTATGTAACACGTAGCTGCGTTATCGTTAACTCTCGTAAGTATAACTTTGACAGATATTCGGTGTTTACAAGCCAAGTTCTTGAAAACATGCAGCAACAACTAACAAGCTGTAGAAGTTTTAGAGACTGATTCAAAATCAAATTTCGTCAAATCCAAGGGGCACCAAATTGGTCCAGATTGGTCGTTATACTATACGTCATTTCAATATTTCAATAGGCCAGTTATAATCAAAGAGCATTAAATCACTGCGTTCTGAAGAACCTGACCGAATAAAAATGCTTCGCAGTGATaaaaacaatttacaaaaaagctaaattgtataaaataatatataatgtattattttatattatttttgttacatattataatgtataaaaATGTGTGTTTCATAGTATCCGAACGTCTTTTGGCATGACAGCTGTCAGCTGAGAGTTATGACAGTTGACAGCTTTCTGACAGCAAAGCAAACCAAATTACACACGGCATCTGTGGATTGGCTGccgtatttatttacatacttcTTATTTCGTAAATTAGAAGCTCACATCTCTATTACTTTAATCAATTAAAATGCTCTTCGAAGCCTTTatgtaagtagtttttttatataccaaCTAAAATAGTAAGTCGAAATATCCACGAcataaatctttttttaaaaacatgtCGGCTTTTTACACGAAAATTCACGTGATTTCCTACGAATATTTCCTATATTGTACAGTTATATTGcttgaaattattataataacgaatGAATCTATTTCAggaaatatttacatataataaACCTTTTGATTAATTCAACGTAGTAACGGACTAACGGACTAaatgtttattgtttttttttttttctagtttaTTAGTAGTTCTCCCGCTGTTCTTCTTAACACTGGTACTGATCGGAGCCTTCCTGATAATTCCGTGCGCGTTCATCTTCGCGTCATGGTACATGCGAATTTACGAGAGGAAGAAGCAGAGAAGACTGCGAGACGGGCCCAACCTGGCGTTCTTCCACCCGTACTGTAatgctggcggcggcggcgaacgAGTGCTGTGGGTGGCTATCAAGGCCATTCTGACTAGGTAAAACTTTTTCTTTATCAAGAATATTTCATATTCTTAAagcatttatttttagttaactGATAGGCAGTAGGCACCCTGAATAAGATGGAAAGAGAAGACAGATCCTAAAAACAACAAACATACAGTAATAGCATAACCAATCTTTGAATTTGCTAGGGAATATAGATAGTAGGAGCACATTCCATTCCATGTCGTCGGAATGTGTTTAGATAGCCTATTAATAGAGTTGCCATAAGTATGCGGATGTTACCATCTTGGTCTTCATAATAGTAGAGTGTAGGTAGAGCTAGTAGACCTGACAGACAATTCTCCTCTTCATGGGGACAATGAGATGTCATGCTTCAACAAAGAATTAATGACCATGGACATATGGCAACCCATAACTATTAAGAATCCACCTGCAAAATAGCCTTCTATTACAGTTGTTTTGAGGTATATTGTGCATTACTTCAAGGGATATTGTGAACTCTTTCTGTAATTTCTTCCAGCATGTGACTGTCAGGAATAAAcaccatagtttttttttataccacatcggtggtgaacaggtatacggcccatctgaagcggtcaccgtaacccgtaacctatggacgcctgcaactcaaagggtgtcacatgcgcattgctgacccattagaaacttgtacactcctttttgaagaaccccatactatAGTTCACCGGGaacagggccggattaagggtagagcgagtggagcggccgctctaggcgccacatggtaaaggggcgccaaaatcgtgaatgtggaaaaatccatacaaaaaaattatacattgtgtgggcgcgcacatattaCAAAATtgcgagaggagtcgggaatgaatccagctattgaaaatctagatttgtaattcagattaagtggaaagttgcaccacattgccaacatataccaacacTCATAAGGGTGATGTTGCTAGGGCGCTGTAACAGGAGGATTctcccttgacgaaccacattgttgtgcggccgaacgacaaagttacgtcgctatccaaatgcaaaatatgagtctatccgatagtccatagcggagttcctcataaagccaaaggcgcaagacgtctcagagaggcgcaattttgtgtgTCACAGGAGAAAATGAGCGAACTTCATAACATATTCAATAAATGCCTTAGAGCCGGGACATTTCCTGAATACTGGAAAATATCCCATGTTACTCCCATTCATAAATCTGGATCTAAATCTCAAATAAGCAACTATAGGCCAATTTCTGTACAATCCTGTATTCCCAAACTACTGGAGTCATTGGTCCATGATGTAATCTATCCTCTTGTCAAAAACAACATTATTCCACAACAACATGGGTTTATGGAACAAAAGTCTGCGAGGCCACCAGTACAAACTAATATCTGAACTGTCTAAAAACAACCCTCGCAAACACTTTCTCAGCAACAGAGTGGTCAAAACATGGAACAAACTACCAGAGGACGTGATCTCAGCACTGAATGTTAACCAGTTTAAGAACCGACTAGATAACTACTTAACAAATTTAAAGAACACATCTTAAGAAAGAATTGTTGGATACAGGCAACTATCAGTTGTtataactgcctgcctgattaataaataataaataaataataaaagtcgACATTAACGAACCTTCTTGTATATACAAACTTTCTCTTTACCTCTATGGATAAGCGGACGCAGGTCGACGTGGTCTATACGGACTTCCGTAAGGCTTTTGACAAAGTCGATCATATTTTACTGC
The nucleotide sequence above comes from Leguminivora glycinivorella isolate SPB_JAAS2020 chromosome 18, LegGlyc_1.1, whole genome shotgun sequence. Encoded proteins:
- the LOC125235957 gene encoding chondroadherin-like protein translates to MESLKKLLILSVLAAVAADFTAHCPPMCLCSWAAGNKQAACSNANLTYLPKCLSTEIQILDLSHNTLHEINRHAFQDAQLINLKKLFLRDCQLQTIHKHSFKGLAIMIELDLSKNNLKELHSETFSETTKIRSLLNYSTTINWTLSATACSITYHSCRRLT